The Bacteroidales bacterium genome contains a region encoding:
- a CDS encoding RNA polymerase sigma factor produces MTQYEFNNNLIEMKTNLHRFAMSLTSDRDTALDLVQDTYLKAITYKDKFVDYTNLKAWVFTIMKNTFINNYRRNVKENTIIDGTQDLYYINQPQDKGFISPESKYSEGEIEMAIESLSDEFRIPFRMHIEGYKYKEIADELGLKIGTVKSRIFFTRQKLMLMLKDYVR; encoded by the coding sequence TAACCTCATCGAAATGAAAACAAATCTTCACAGATTTGCGATGAGCCTGACATCTGATCGCGATACAGCTCTTGACCTTGTACAGGATACGTATCTTAAGGCTATTACATATAAAGATAAATTCGTCGATTATACAAATCTTAAAGCCTGGGTTTTTACAATTATGAAGAATACCTTCATTAATAACTACAGGAGAAATGTAAAAGAAAACACAATAATAGACGGAACACAGGATCTTTATTATATCAACCAGCCTCAGGACAAAGGTTTTATTTCACCTGAATCGAAATATTCCGAGGGCGAGATTGAGATGGCGATCGAATCACTTAGTGACGAGTTCAGAATCCCATTCAGAATGCATATTGAAGGTTACAAGTACAAGGAGATAGCTGATGAACTCGGATTGAAAATCGGAACAGTTAAAAGCAGAATTTTCTTTACACGTCAGAAACTGATGCTTATGTTAAAAGATTATGTAAGATAA
- a CDS encoding RNA polymerase sigma factor, whose product MTDLKIIEECRSGNLENFRKLVQMTSPFAFSVAFRMLGDEDQAKDIVQETMVTIWQKLNKIKSAEAYKTWIYRIVINKCYDQMRKKKANPEFSADENTWRLISDRISVEPSAELENSETAMIIKVLTNKLSPKQKAVFVLSDLEQMSQDEISEITGISKSGIKANLHYARKSISVMVEKYL is encoded by the coding sequence TTGACAGATCTCAAAATTATAGAAGAGTGCCGCAGTGGAAATCTTGAAAATTTCCGGAAACTGGTTCAGATGACTTCCCCGTTTGCTTTTTCAGTTGCTTTCAGGATGCTTGGAGATGAAGATCAGGCTAAAGATATTGTTCAGGAAACAATGGTTACAATCTGGCAAAAACTTAATAAGATTAAGTCAGCAGAAGCCTACAAGACATGGATCTACAGGATTGTTATAAACAAATGCTATGATCAGATGAGAAAGAAGAAAGCCAACCCTGAATTTTCCGCTGATGAAAACACATGGAGATTAATTTCAGACAGAATATCTGTGGAGCCTTCTGCTGAACTTGAAAACAGTGAGACGGCTATGATAATAAAGGTTCTGACAAACAAGCTGAGTCCAAAACAAAAAGCTGTTTTTGTGTTATCAGATCTGGAGCAGATGTCGCAGGATGAAATATCTGAAATCACGGGTATCAGCAAATCAGGAATCAAAGCGAATCTGCATTATGCAAGGAAAAGTATCTCTGTAATGGTGGAAAAATATTTATAG
- a CDS encoding DUF1730 domain-containing protein, translated as MLIKKKAIELGFDICGIAASRPLVEREEVLKNWCSAGMNDCMNYLSRDFEKRINPESLVPGAKSLIVTGLSYYTDNKQKNPDVPLLSRYAYGESYHTVIGRKLEKLYSYVQTLYPEAEGRAFVDSAPLLEKAWAVEAGLGWQGKHSIVINKEIGSFFL; from the coding sequence GTGCTTATAAAGAAGAAAGCTATCGAACTGGGCTTCGATATCTGTGGCATCGCTGCATCACGGCCACTTGTTGAACGTGAAGAGGTATTAAAAAACTGGTGTTCTGCAGGCATGAACGACTGCATGAATTACCTCTCAAGGGATTTTGAAAAACGCATAAATCCGGAGTCCCTGGTTCCCGGTGCAAAATCACTGATAGTTACAGGTCTAAGTTATTATACTGATAATAAGCAGAAAAACCCTGACGTTCCCCTCCTTTCCAGATATGCTTATGGTGAAAGTTACCATACAGTAATAGGCAGAAAACTGGAAAAGCTGTATTCTTATGTACAAACACTTTATCCAGAGGCGGAGGGACGTGCATTTGTCGACTCGGCACCACTTCTCGAAAAGGCCTGGGCAGTAGAGGCAGGTTTGGGCTGGCAGGGAAAGCACTCAATCGTAATAAATAAAGAGATAGGATCATTCTTTTTATAG
- a CDS encoding DUF59 domain-containing protein, with protein sequence MDPAEQLEIETRIGGVLRSIYDPEIPVNIYDLGLIYEINVDDDHVAHITMTLTAPNCPMAEELVEEVKYKVGGTKGVKDCDLKLTFNPPWDKSMLSEEAKLELGFL encoded by the coding sequence ATGGATCCGGCAGAACAACTCGAAATTGAAACCAGGATAGGAGGGGTCCTCAGAAGTATCTACGATCCCGAGATCCCCGTAAATATTTACGATCTCGGACTTATCTATGAGATTAATGTGGATGATGATCATGTCGCTCATATTACTATGACCCTTACGGCTCCTAATTGTCCTATGGCTGAGGAACTTGTAGAGGAAGTAAAGTATAAGGTAGGCGGCACAAAAGGAGTTAAGGATTGTGATCTGAAGCTTACTTTCAACCCGCCATGGGACAAAAGTATGCTCAGCGAAGAGGCAAAATTAGAGCTGGGATTTCTTTAG
- a CDS encoding SufE family protein codes for MTINETQDKIVDEFSMFDDWMDKYNLLIDLGKELPVVDPKYKVKDYLIEGCQSKVWLHPEYKNNIISFTADSDAIITRGIVALLIKVLSNRTPEEILSADLYFIEKIGLRQNLSPTRSNGLLSMVRQIKLYAMAYNAIKK; via the coding sequence ATGACGATTAACGAGACACAGGATAAGATAGTTGATGAATTCTCGATGTTCGATGACTGGATGGATAAATACAACCTTCTGATCGATTTAGGTAAGGAACTGCCGGTTGTCGATCCAAAGTACAAGGTTAAGGATTATCTTATTGAAGGCTGTCAGTCGAAAGTCTGGCTGCATCCTGAGTATAAGAACAATATAATTTCTTTTACTGCTGATAGTGATGCTATTATTACCAGGGGGATTGTTGCGCTTCTTATTAAAGTACTTTCTAACCGTACACCCGAGGAAATTTTGTCTGCCGATCTCTACTTTATTGAAAAGATAGGATTGAGACAGAATCTTTCACCTACACGCTCAAACGGACTGCTATCAATGGTACGTCAGATTAAACTTTATGCGATGGCATATAATGCAATAAAGAAATAG
- a CDS encoding cysteine desulfurase, with protein sequence MKTIEEIRADFPILSRQVYNKPLVYFDNGATTQKPKSVIDTLNEVYTSYNANIHRGVHYLSDTSSEAYENAREKVRSFINATKKEEIVFTSGTTGSINSIAFSFGERYINKGDEIVISHLEHHANIVPWQMMCNRKGAVLRVIPMNSNGEINFTEYRNLLSPKTKLVSVTQASNALGTLLPVKEIIESAHSMNIPVLVDGAQGVQHGVNDMQKMDCDFYVFSGHKIYGPTGIGVLYGKEKWLSELPPYQGGGDMVDKVTFEKTTYNELPFKFEAGTMNYTGAIGLSAALDYVLDIGRERISVMENDLLVYATERLSAIKGLTIFGNSDKKISTVSFLLNGIHQYDTGMILDKMGIAVRTGTHCAQPVMEYYGIDGTVRASLCFYNTKGEIDLLADGIEKVKSMFA encoded by the coding sequence GTGAAGACTATTGAAGAAATAAGAGCCGACTTCCCGATTCTCAGCAGGCAGGTCTACAATAAACCTCTTGTCTATTTCGACAATGGAGCAACTACACAGAAACCTAAAAGTGTAATTGATACACTTAATGAAGTGTATACATCTTACAATGCAAATATTCACAGGGGAGTACATTATCTGAGCGACACATCATCAGAGGCTTATGAGAATGCGCGTGAGAAGGTAAGATCCTTCATTAATGCCACTAAAAAAGAGGAGATTGTATTCACATCAGGGACTACCGGATCAATAAACAGTATTGCTTTCTCATTCGGAGAGCGTTACATAAATAAAGGTGATGAAATAGTAATAAGTCATCTGGAACACCATGCAAATATTGTCCCGTGGCAGATGATGTGTAACAGGAAAGGCGCAGTTTTGAGGGTGATTCCTATGAACAGTAATGGCGAAATAAATTTTACTGAGTACCGGAATCTTCTTTCTCCGAAAACAAAGCTGGTATCAGTTACACAGGCATCAAATGCTCTGGGTACACTTCTTCCCGTAAAAGAAATAATAGAGTCTGCACATTCAATGAATATCCCGGTTCTTGTCGACGGAGCGCAGGGGGTACAGCATGGAGTTAACGATATGCAGAAGATGGATTGCGATTTCTATGTTTTCTCCGGGCATAAGATCTATGGTCCTACAGGGATCGGAGTTCTTTACGGTAAGGAGAAATGGCTTTCAGAACTGCCTCCGTATCAGGGCGGAGGAGATATGGTGGATAAAGTAACATTCGAAAAAACAACATATAACGAGCTCCCGTTCAAATTTGAAGCAGGTACAATGAATTATACTGGAGCCATTGGTTTATCTGCTGCTCTGGATTATGTACTTGACATTGGACGAGAGCGGATATCCGTTATGGAAAATGATCTTCTTGTTTATGCAACTGAAAGGTTATCAGCGATAAAAGGACTGACGATATTTGGAAATTCAGACAAAAAAATTTCTACGGTTTCATTCCTGCTTAACGGTATTCACCAGTATGATACTGGTATGATACTTGATAAAATGGGGATAGCTGTACGGACCGGTACCCATTGTGCACAGCCTGTGATGGAATATTACGGTATTGACGGCACTGTAAGAGCATCATTGTGTTTCTATAATACCAAAGGTGAGATTGATTTACTGGCTGATGGGATTGAAAAGGTAAAAAGTATGTTTGCTTAA
- the sufD gene encoding Fe-S cluster assembly protein SufD, translating into MNGKSELTERYIALYKENIDRISSISSPYINTFRKAAFEKFSELGIPTKKNESYKYTNLNIFFDHDYKSYFMPEESDFVKAEEFRCDVTDLDAHGIVLLNGFYPTINEKLRQLPSGVWIGSLNVAAIKFPEIIKKHFAKYADSESDGLIHLNTAMASDGVFVYVPEGVTLSKPVQVVNLVQSDEDMFNQHRNLIIVEKNSEFSIIICDHTLSPRKFLTNAVTEVYVGENAHFDLIRVQNEHNSAGKLTHTFIHQEKNSVASSNNMTLHGGLIRNSTYHYLGGERAECNSYGLYLTDKWQHVDNFVNIDHAFPNCTSNQLFKGVLDDMSTGAFNGRIMVRPDAQGTLAYQKNNNILLTDDAKMDTKPQLEIFADDVKCSHGATVGQLDDDALFYLQSRGINKREARLMLMFGFAHEVIQNIKVEALRERMDNLVMQRLKGELSRCASCMVKCG; encoded by the coding sequence ATGAACGGAAAATCTGAACTAACAGAAAGATATATAGCTCTGTATAAGGAGAATATTGACAGGATTTCATCAATATCATCTCCGTATATCAATACTTTCAGGAAGGCAGCTTTTGAAAAATTCAGCGAGCTTGGCATTCCTACCAAAAAAAATGAATCATATAAGTATACAAACCTGAATATCTTCTTCGACCACGACTACAAGAGCTATTTTATGCCCGAAGAATCAGATTTTGTAAAAGCTGAGGAATTCCGCTGCGATGTAACTGATCTCGATGCGCATGGAATTGTGCTGCTTAATGGATTCTATCCCACAATAAATGAAAAACTCAGACAGCTGCCCAGTGGAGTATGGATCGGCAGTCTTAACGTAGCAGCTATTAAGTTCCCTGAAATAATTAAGAAGCATTTTGCCAAATATGCTGACAGCGAATCAGACGGACTGATCCATCTTAATACAGCCATGGCCTCAGACGGCGTATTTGTTTATGTTCCTGAGGGAGTGACTCTTTCTAAGCCAGTACAGGTGGTAAACCTGGTTCAGTCTGATGAGGATATGTTCAACCAGCACAGGAATCTGATAATTGTTGAAAAGAATTCGGAATTCTCAATTATTATCTGCGATCATACTCTTTCCCCAAGGAAATTTCTGACAAATGCTGTAACTGAAGTGTATGTCGGAGAAAATGCACACTTCGATCTTATCAGGGTGCAGAATGAACATAACTCTGCAGGTAAGTTGACTCATACATTTATTCACCAGGAAAAAAACAGTGTCGCTTCTTCGAACAATATGACACTTCATGGCGGACTTATAAGAAACAGTACTTACCATTATCTTGGGGGAGAGAGAGCCGAGTGTAACTCTTATGGTCTTTACCTGACTGATAAATGGCAGCATGTTGACAATTTTGTAAATATCGATCATGCATTTCCTAATTGTACAAGTAATCAGTTGTTTAAAGGTGTACTTGATGACATGTCGACCGGTGCATTCAATGGGCGGATTATGGTAAGACCCGATGCCCAGGGAACTCTTGCTTATCAGAAGAATAACAATATACTTCTGACCGATGATGCTAAAATGGATACCAAACCGCAGCTCGAGATATTTGCTGATGACGTAAAATGCAGCCATGGTGCCACAGTTGGCCAGCTCGACGACGATGCACTATTCTACCTTCAGTCGCGCGGGATCAATAAACGCGAAGCCAGACTAATGCTGATGTTCGGGTTTGCCCATGAGGTTATCCAGAATATTAAGGTTGAGGCATTGCGTGAAAGAATGGATAACCTGGTAATGCAAAGGCTGAAGGGTGAACTGTCGCGTTGCGCAAGTTGTATGGTCAAATGCGGATAA
- the sufC gene encoding Fe-S cluster assembly ATPase SufC — MLIIKNLKASINGKHILKGISLNVKPGEIHAIMGPNGSGKSTLASVLAGREFVEVTEGSVTYLGKDLLEMSAEERAKEGIFLGFQYPIEIPGVSMVNFMKTAVNEHRKHKGQEPLSASDFLKMMRDKKELVEIDSKLANRSVNEGFSGGEKKKNEIFQMAMLEPKLAILDETDSGLDIDALRIVANGVNKLKRPDNSFIVITHYQRLLDYIVPDVVHVLYDGRIVKTAGKELALELEEKGYDWIKKEVENNVIA, encoded by the coding sequence ATGTTGATCATTAAGAATTTAAAAGCCTCTATAAACGGCAAACACATATTAAAGGGAATAAGCCTGAACGTAAAACCTGGAGAGATTCATGCTATCATGGGACCAAACGGTTCCGGCAAAAGCACACTGGCATCTGTACTGGCCGGACGTGAATTTGTTGAGGTAACTGAAGGATCTGTAACTTATTTGGGTAAGGATCTGCTCGAAATGTCTGCTGAAGAAAGAGCAAAAGAAGGCATATTTCTTGGATTTCAATACCCGATAGAAATTCCGGGGGTAAGCATGGTTAACTTCATGAAAACAGCTGTTAATGAGCATCGTAAACATAAAGGTCAGGAGCCTCTTTCGGCATCCGATTTTCTTAAAATGATGCGAGATAAGAAGGAGCTGGTGGAGATAGACTCAAAACTGGCTAACAGATCTGTAAATGAAGGTTTCTCAGGTGGTGAAAAAAAGAAGAATGAGATCTTTCAGATGGCTATGCTCGAACCCAAACTTGCAATACTCGATGAGACTGACTCCGGCCTCGACATTGATGCGCTCAGGATAGTCGCCAACGGGGTTAATAAACTGAAAAGACCAGATAATTCATTCATTGTAATCACTCATTATCAGAGACTTCTCGATTATATTGTGCCCGATGTGGTACATGTTCTTTATGATGGCAGGATTGTAAAAACAGCCGGGAAAGAACTTGCACTCGAACTGGAAGAAAAGGGCTACGACTGGATCAAGAAAGAGGTTGAAAATAACGTAATAGCATGA
- the sufB gene encoding Fe-S cluster assembly protein SufB: MEKDQDKILSDVTSGEYKYGFYSDIEMEKIPKGLSEEVVRIISAKKNEPEWLLEFRLKAYRQWLTMKMPSWPNLKIPPIDYQEIIFYAAPKPRPKLNSIDDIDPELRRTFDKLGIPLTEQKHLAGVAVDAVIDSVSVTTTFKETLAEMGIIFCSFSDAVKEYPDLVKRYMGSVVPYTDNFFAALNSAVFSDGSFCYIPKGVRCPMELSTYFRINSANTGQFERTLLIADEESYVSYLEGCTAPSRDENQLHAAIVEIIAEKSAEVKYSTVQNWYPGDKEGRGGIFNFVTKRGMCRGESSKISWTQIETGSAITWKYPSCILRGDNSVGEFYSVAVTNNHQQADTGTKMIHIGKNTKSTIVSKGISAGHGQNSYRGLVKVLKNASNARNFSQCDSLLLGDKCGAHTFPYLEVDNQTAVVEHEATTSKIGEDQIFYCNQRGISTEDAIGLIVNGYAREVINKLPMEFAVEAQKLLQISLEGSVG; encoded by the coding sequence ATGGAAAAAGATCAGGATAAGATATTAAGTGATGTAACCTCCGGTGAATATAAATATGGTTTCTATTCCGATATTGAGATGGAAAAGATTCCAAAGGGGCTGAGTGAAGAGGTTGTGAGAATAATCTCGGCAAAGAAAAATGAGCCGGAATGGCTCCTTGAATTTCGCCTGAAGGCTTACCGTCAATGGCTTACAATGAAGATGCCTTCATGGCCAAACCTTAAGATCCCTCCGATAGATTACCAGGAGATAATATTCTATGCAGCGCCGAAACCACGTCCGAAACTTAACAGTATTGATGATATTGACCCTGAACTGCGAAGAACTTTTGATAAACTGGGAATCCCGCTTACAGAACAGAAACATCTTGCCGGGGTTGCTGTTGATGCAGTAATTGACAGTGTATCAGTAACAACTACTTTTAAAGAAACACTTGCTGAAATGGGTATAATTTTCTGCTCATTCAGCGATGCTGTGAAGGAGTACCCCGATCTTGTTAAAAGATATATGGGATCGGTTGTGCCATATACCGATAACTTTTTCGCGGCCCTCAATTCAGCAGTATTCAGCGATGGTTCATTCTGCTATATTCCGAAAGGAGTAAGGTGCCCGATGGAACTTTCAACATATTTCAGGATCAACTCTGCCAATACCGGACAGTTCGAAAGGACTCTTCTGATAGCAGATGAAGAGAGTTATGTCAGCTATCTCGAAGGTTGCACCGCTCCGTCGAGAGATGAAAACCAGCTTCACGCGGCTATTGTTGAGATTATTGCTGAAAAGAGCGCAGAGGTGAAATACTCAACTGTTCAGAACTGGTATCCTGGCGATAAAGAAGGCAGGGGCGGGATCTTTAATTTTGTCACAAAAAGGGGAATGTGCCGGGGTGAGAGCTCTAAAATTTCCTGGACACAGATCGAAACGGGTTCTGCCATAACCTGGAAATATCCGTCATGCATTCTCAGAGGCGATAATTCTGTAGGTGAATTCTATTCGGTTGCCGTGACAAATAATCATCAGCAGGCCGATACAGGAACAAAAATGATACACATCGGAAAAAATACCAAAAGTACAATTGTATCAAAGGGAATATCTGCCGGACATGGACAGAACAGTTACCGCGGATTGGTAAAGGTCTTAAAGAATGCATCAAACGCCCGTAATTTTTCGCAGTGCGATTCATTATTGCTTGGTGATAAATGCGGTGCTCACACTTTCCCATATCTTGAGGTTGACAATCAGACTGCTGTTGTTGAGCATGAAGCAACAACCTCGAAGATTGGTGAAGATCAGATCTTCTATTGCAATCAGCGCGGTATTTCAACTGAAGATGCAATAGGACTTATTGTTAATGGGTATGCACGTGAAGTAATAAATAAACTGCCAATGGAGTTTGCTGTGGAAGCTCAGAAACTATTACAGATCAGTCTTGAAGGCAGTGTTGGATAA
- a CDS encoding citrate transporter: protein MMLLIALILPFSLFAADGGVPSIGPIRIEFIIFGLILLGVALFHKQTFWVAVIGLTVLLTFKLVFDPGFHLFEHLFGETPMMEQIMDKGLRQGEWGIILNLLGLLLGFAILSKIFEESGVPDVLPKFLPDDWKGPFILLVFVFILSSFLDNIAAALIGGTIALVVFKKKVHIGYIAAIVAASNAGGSGSVVGDTTTTMMWIDGVSAFNVLHAFVAAAAALLFFAWFASQQQDKYQRIQKDASVSAKIDWMKIFNVGLILTGAIISNILYDMPALGVWIAIVIGTFIRPVPWQEVPGAIKGTIFLLCLVMCASMMPVEELPDASWITAFALGFLSAVFDNIPLTKLCLDQGHYDWGMLAYSVGFGGSMIWFGSSAGVAITNKFPEGRNVIEWIKKGWHVSVAYVIGFFVLYLTMGWEPADNKEHKVIDCPVPGCPMAEKGIAENVPGTIGYLDLIRN from the coding sequence ATGATGTTACTGATTGCACTTATTTTACCATTCTCACTTTTTGCAGCAGATGGCGGAGTGCCATCCATAGGACCGATAAGAATAGAATTTATAATATTCGGACTAATCCTTTTGGGAGTTGCACTTTTTCATAAGCAGACATTCTGGGTCGCGGTAATAGGTTTGACCGTGCTGCTTACATTTAAATTAGTCTTCGACCCCGGATTTCATCTCTTCGAGCATCTTTTTGGTGAAACTCCGATGATGGAGCAGATAATGGACAAAGGATTAAGGCAGGGTGAATGGGGAATCATTCTTAACCTGCTCGGTCTTCTGCTAGGATTTGCTATTCTTTCGAAGATTTTCGAAGAATCAGGTGTCCCGGATGTTCTTCCCAAATTTCTGCCTGATGACTGGAAAGGTCCTTTCATACTTTTGGTTTTTGTATTTATCCTTTCTTCTTTCCTTGATAATATTGCAGCAGCCCTTATCGGAGGAACTATTGCTCTTGTTGTTTTTAAGAAAAAAGTACATATCGGGTATATTGCTGCAATAGTAGCAGCTAGTAATGCCGGCGGAAGCGGAAGCGTTGTTGGTGACACCACAACAACAATGATGTGGATAGACGGAGTTAGTGCATTTAATGTTCTGCATGCATTTGTTGCCGCAGCAGCAGCCCTCTTGTTCTTTGCATGGTTCGCTTCTCAGCAACAGGACAAATATCAGCGCATTCAGAAGGACGCCAGTGTGTCAGCAAAAATTGACTGGATGAAAATTTTCAATGTCGGACTTATCCTTACAGGAGCTATAATTTCAAATATACTTTACGATATGCCTGCACTTGGGGTCTGGATTGCAATCGTAATCGGAACCTTTATCAGGCCGGTTCCATGGCAGGAGGTACCGGGAGCAATCAAAGGAACAATATTCCTGTTGTGCCTGGTAATGTGTGCTTCAATGATGCCTGTGGAAGAGCTTCCCGATGCCTCATGGATTACAGCATTTGCTCTTGGATTCCTTTCTGCAGTATTTGACAATATTCCACTTACAAAACTTTGTCTCGATCAGGGGCATTATGACTGGGGCATGCTTGCATACTCTGTTGGTTTCGGAGGATCGATGATCTGGTTTGGATCATCTGCCGGTGTTGCAATAACAAACAAATTTCCTGAAGGACGAAATGTAATTGAATGGATTAAAAAAGGATGGCATGTATCTGTTGCCTATGTAATCGGCTTTTTCGTTCTTTACCTTACAATGGGCTGGGAGCCTGCTGATAATAAGGAACATAAAGTTATAGATTGTCCGGTACCCGGATGCCCGATGGCTGAAAAAGGAATTGCTGAAAATGTACCCGGAACTATAGGTTACCTGGATTTAATCAGGAATTAG
- a CDS encoding nitronate monooxygenase: MKGLRIGNLTIAVPIIQGGMGVGISLSGLASAVANEGGVGVISSAGLGLLYKELSADYLEASILGLKEEIRRAREKTIGVIGVNVMVAMTNFTDMIKTAISEKVDIITAGAGLPLDLPSFLKKDSVTKLVPIVSSARAAKIICEKWKANYDYLPDAVIVEGPKAGGHLGFKVEQIDDQDYSLEKLVPEIVSELKTFEDKYNTKIPLIAAGGIYTGEDINNILNLGASGVQMGTRFVTTDECDASPEFKQAYINAVSSDIEIIKSPVGMPGRAILSNFITKVRDGKKQPKVCPFKCIKTCDISKSPYCIIIALISALKGNFEHGYAFAGANAFRATKIYSVKETFQALLKEYKESK; encoded by the coding sequence ATGAAGGGATTAAGGATCGGGAACCTGACAATTGCAGTACCAATTATTCAGGGCGGGATGGGAGTGGGGATTTCCCTTTCAGGCCTGGCATCTGCAGTTGCAAATGAAGGCGGGGTAGGAGTTATTTCAAGTGCCGGACTCGGATTGTTATACAAAGAATTATCTGCGGACTATCTGGAGGCCAGTATTTTAGGACTTAAAGAGGAGATCAGGAGAGCCAGAGAGAAGACTATTGGTGTTATCGGTGTAAACGTAATGGTGGCAATGACCAACTTTACAGATATGATCAAGACAGCAATATCTGAAAAGGTTGATATCATTACAGCCGGAGCAGGACTTCCGCTTGACTTACCATCTTTTCTGAAAAAGGACAGTGTTACCAAACTGGTACCAATTGTCTCTTCGGCCAGGGCGGCTAAGATAATCTGTGAAAAGTGGAAGGCAAACTATGATTATCTTCCTGATGCTGTTATCGTTGAAGGACCTAAGGCAGGAGGTCATCTTGGATTTAAAGTTGAACAGATAGATGATCAGGATTATTCACTTGAAAAGCTTGTTCCTGAGATTGTAAGCGAACTGAAAACTTTTGAAGATAAATACAATACAAAAATTCCGCTAATTGCTGCCGGAGGAATCTATACCGGTGAGGACATAAATAATATATTGAATCTGGGAGCTTCCGGCGTTCAGATGGGGACGCGCTTCGTTACAACTGACGAATGCGATGCTTCACCTGAATTCAAGCAGGCATACATTAATGCCGTAAGTTCCGATATAGAGATAATTAAAAGTCCGGTCGGGATGCCAGGAAGGGCCATCCTCAGTAATTTTATTACCAAGGTACGAGATGGTAAGAAGCAGCCTAAAGTCTGTCCTTTTAAGTGCATAAAGACATGCGATATCTCAAAAAGTCCCTATTGTATTATAATTGCATTGATAAGTGCGCTTAAGGGTAACTTTGAGCACGGATATGCTTTTGCCGGAGCCAACGCATTCAGGGCAACAAAAATTTATTCTGTAAAAGAGACTTTTCAGGCGCTGCTTAAAGAGTATAAAGAGAGTAAATAG